The proteins below come from a single Streptomyces sp. SCSIO 75703 genomic window:
- the secA gene encoding preprotein translocase subunit SecA: MSVLSKIMRAGEGKILRKLHRIAGQVNSIEEDFVGLSDAELRALTDEYKQRYADGETLDDLLPEAFATVREAAKRVLGQRHYDVQMMGGAALHMGYVAEMKTGEGKTLVGTLPAYLNALSGEGVHIVTVNDYLAERDSEMMGRVHRFLGLEVGCILANMTPAQRREMYNCDITYGTNNEFGFDYLRDNMAWSQDELVQRGHNFAIVDEVDSILVDEARTPLIISGPADQATKWYGDFAKLVRRLKKGEAGNPLKGMEETGDYDVDEKKRTVAIHEAGVAKVEDWLGIDNLYESVNTPLVGYLNNAIKAKELFKKDKDYVVIDGEVMIVDEHTGRILAGRRYNEGMHQAIEAKEGVEIKDENQTLATITLQNFFRLYNKLSGMTGTAMTEAAEFHQIYKLGVVPIPTNKPLVRKDQSDLIYRTEVAKFEAVVDDIAEKHEKGQPILVGTTSVEKSEYLSQQLSKRGVQHEVLNAKHHEREASIVAQAGRKGSVTVATNMAGRGTDIKLGGNPEDLAEAELRQRGLDPEQHIEEWAAALPQALERAEAAVRTEKEEVEKLGGLYVLGTERHESRRIDNQLRGRSGRQGDPGESRFYLSLGDDLMRLFKAQMVERVMSMANVPDDVPIENKMVTRAIASAQSQVEQQNFETRKNVLKYDEVLNRQREVIYGERRRVLEGEDLQEQIQHFMNDTIDAYVQAETAEGFPEDWDLDRLWNAFKQLYPVRVTVEELEEAAGDRAGLTAEFIGESVKDDIHEQYEARETQLGSEIMRELERRVVLSVLDRKWREHLYEMDYLQEGIGLRAMAQKDPLVEYQREGFDMFQAMMEGIKEESVGYLFNLEVQVEQQVEEVPVEEAAPSLEKAPQEAVPAQAGARPEIRAKGLDAPQRRELHFSAPTVDGEGGVIEGEFSTDGEPVRSESDGLTRAERRRQAKGGRRRKK, from the coding sequence GTGTCCGTCCTCTCCAAGATCATGCGTGCAGGCGAAGGCAAGATCCTGCGCAAGCTGCACCGCATCGCGGGCCAGGTCAACTCCATCGAAGAGGACTTCGTCGGCCTCTCCGACGCCGAGCTGCGCGCGCTCACCGACGAGTACAAGCAGCGCTACGCCGACGGGGAGACCCTGGACGACCTGCTGCCGGAGGCGTTCGCCACCGTGCGTGAGGCGGCCAAGCGCGTCCTCGGCCAGCGCCACTACGACGTGCAGATGATGGGCGGCGCCGCCCTGCACATGGGGTACGTGGCCGAGATGAAGACCGGTGAGGGCAAGACCCTCGTCGGCACGCTGCCCGCGTACCTGAACGCGCTCTCCGGCGAGGGCGTCCACATCGTCACGGTCAACGACTACCTGGCCGAGCGCGACTCCGAGATGATGGGCCGCGTCCACCGGTTCCTCGGGCTGGAGGTCGGCTGCATCCTCGCCAACATGACCCCGGCCCAGCGCCGTGAGATGTACAACTGCGACATCACCTACGGCACGAACAACGAGTTCGGCTTCGACTACCTCCGCGACAACATGGCGTGGTCCCAGGACGAGCTGGTCCAGCGCGGCCACAACTTCGCCATCGTCGACGAGGTCGACTCCATCCTCGTCGACGAGGCCCGTACGCCGCTGATCATCTCCGGCCCCGCCGACCAGGCCACCAAGTGGTACGGCGACTTCGCCAAGCTGGTCCGCCGCCTGAAGAAGGGCGAGGCCGGCAACCCGCTCAAGGGCATGGAGGAGACCGGCGACTACGACGTCGACGAGAAGAAGCGCACGGTCGCCATCCACGAGGCGGGCGTCGCCAAGGTCGAGGACTGGCTCGGCATCGACAACCTCTACGAGTCGGTCAACACCCCCCTCGTCGGGTACCTGAACAACGCCATCAAGGCCAAGGAACTCTTCAAGAAGGACAAGGACTACGTCGTCATCGACGGCGAGGTCATGATCGTCGACGAGCACACCGGGCGTATCCTCGCCGGCCGCCGCTACAACGAGGGCATGCACCAGGCGATCGAGGCGAAGGAAGGGGTGGAGATCAAGGACGAGAACCAGACGCTCGCCACGATCACCCTCCAGAACTTCTTCCGCCTCTACAACAAGCTCTCCGGCATGACCGGTACGGCGATGACCGAGGCCGCCGAGTTCCACCAGATCTACAAGCTCGGCGTGGTCCCCATCCCGACCAACAAGCCGCTGGTCCGCAAGGACCAGTCCGACCTGATCTACCGCACCGAGGTCGCCAAGTTCGAGGCGGTCGTCGACGACATCGCCGAGAAGCACGAGAAGGGCCAGCCGATCCTCGTCGGCACCACCTCGGTCGAGAAGTCCGAGTACCTCTCGCAGCAGCTCAGCAAGCGCGGTGTCCAGCACGAGGTGCTCAACGCCAAGCACCACGAGCGGGAGGCGTCCATCGTCGCCCAGGCCGGCCGCAAGGGCTCGGTCACGGTGGCCACGAACATGGCCGGACGCGGTACGGACATCAAGCTCGGCGGCAACCCGGAGGACCTCGCCGAGGCGGAGCTGCGCCAGCGCGGCCTCGACCCCGAGCAGCACATCGAGGAGTGGGCGGCGGCCCTGCCCCAGGCCCTGGAGCGGGCCGAGGCGGCGGTCAGGACGGAGAAGGAGGAGGTCGAGAAGCTGGGCGGCCTCTACGTGCTCGGCACCGAGCGCCACGAGTCGCGCCGCATCGACAACCAGCTCCGCGGTCGCAGCGGACGCCAGGGCGACCCCGGCGAGTCCCGCTTCTACCTCTCGCTCGGCGACGACCTGATGCGCCTCTTCAAGGCCCAGATGGTCGAGCGCGTCATGTCGATGGCGAACGTCCCGGACGACGTGCCGATCGAGAACAAGATGGTCACCCGCGCCATCGCCTCCGCCCAGTCGCAGGTCGAGCAGCAGAACTTCGAGACCCGCAAGAACGTCCTGAAGTACGACGAGGTCCTCAACCGGCAGCGCGAGGTCATCTACGGCGAGCGGCGCCGTGTCCTGGAGGGCGAGGACCTCCAGGAGCAGATCCAGCACTTCATGAACGACACCATCGACGCCTACGTGCAGGCCGAGACGGCCGAGGGCTTCCCGGAGGACTGGGACCTCGACCGCCTGTGGAACGCCTTCAAGCAGCTCTACCCGGTGCGGGTCACCGTGGAGGAGCTGGAGGAGGCCGCCGGGGACCGGGCCGGGCTCACCGCCGAGTTCATCGGCGAGTCCGTCAAGGACGACATCCACGAGCAGTACGAGGCGCGGGAGACGCAGCTCGGCTCCGAGATCATGCGTGAGCTGGAGCGCCGGGTGGTCCTCTCCGTCCTGGACCGCAAGTGGCGCGAGCACCTCTACGAGATGGACTACCTCCAGGAGGGCATCGGCCTGCGCGCCATGGCGCAGAAGGACCCGCTGGTCGAGTACCAGCGCGAGGGCTTCGACATGTTCCAGGCCATGATGGAGGGCATCAAGGAGGAGTCCGTCGGCTACCTGTTCAACCTGGAGGTCCAGGTCGAGCAGCAGGTCGAGGAGGTCCCCGTCGAGGAGGCCGCCCCCTCCCTGGAGAAGGCCCCGCAGGAGGCCGTGCCGGCCCAGGCCGGTGCCCGCCCGGAGATCCGTGCCAAGGGGCTCGACGCCCCGCAGCGCCGGGAACTGCACTTCTCGGCGCCGACCGTCGACGGTGAGGGCGGTGTCATCGAGGGTGAGTTCAGCACCGACGGCGAGCCCGTGCGCTCCGAGTCGGACGGCCTCACCCGGGCGGAGCGCCGCCGCCAGGCCAAGGGCGGTCGCCGCCGCAAGAAGTGA
- a CDS encoding Rv3235 family protein, protein MHKVMTRTRLRPVPRTPAGPLSPAPGEVPPRGPGGAPARTAPSGGRPPASPGRSARSRTRPADGRPGAGPGRARTAPRTAPDLPRPPAPQVRSVVPAQTPRRPVPQPSPTDRFAELLLGVLSGRRPVHAMLRHTAGRAYDELALLAERGPLRTRGTLPVVRDIGYYEPRPGALEVFARIGAGDQLRAMAFRLELGRDLRWRCTAVELGGPRRPRADGP, encoded by the coding sequence ATGCACAAAGTCATGACCAGGACCCGGCTCCGCCCGGTCCCCCGCACACCAGCCGGCCCGCTCTCCCCCGCGCCCGGCGAGGTGCCGCCCCGCGGCCCCGGCGGCGCCCCCGCGCGGACCGCTCCGTCCGGTGGCCGTCCGCCGGCCTCCCCGGGCCGCTCCGCCCGCTCCCGCACCCGGCCCGCGGACGGCCGGCCGGGTGCGGGGCCCGGCCGGGCCCGGACGGCCCCCCGGACGGCCCCGGACCTCCCGCGTCCGCCCGCGCCGCAGGTCCGGAGCGTCGTCCCCGCCCAGACGCCGCGCCGCCCCGTCCCGCAGCCGAGCCCGACGGACCGGTTCGCCGAACTGCTCCTGGGGGTGCTCAGCGGCCGCCGCCCCGTGCACGCGATGCTGCGGCACACCGCCGGCCGCGCCTACGACGAGCTGGCGCTCCTCGCCGAACGCGGCCCCCTGCGCACCCGGGGCACCCTCCCGGTGGTCCGCGACATCGGCTACTACGAGCCCCGTCCGGGCGCCCTGGAGGTCTTCGCCCGCATCGGCGCGGGCGACCAGCTCCGGGCCATGGCGTTCCGCCTGGAGCTGGGACGGGACCTGCGCTGGCGCTGCACCGCGGTCGAGCTGGGCGGCCCGCGCCGGCCACGCGCCGACGGCCCCTGA
- a CDS encoding HAD family hydrolase gives MGMHTGAHIVWDWNGTLFHDNEAIIAATNAAFAELGLEPITLERYRELYCVPVPRFYERLMGRLPTGDEWEVMDAAFHRHYTEHRPRCGLTEGAAELLAGWGSAGRSQSLLSMYGHDELVPLVRGFGIEPHFLRVDGRTGPSGGSKAEHMVRHLAALTGVAPGRTVVIGDAADDAVAALHAGARAVLYTGGSHSRAGLESVGVPVVDTLAEAVAEAERLAS, from the coding sequence ATGGGGATGCACACGGGCGCGCACATCGTCTGGGACTGGAACGGGACGCTGTTCCACGACAACGAGGCGATCATCGCGGCGACCAACGCGGCCTTCGCCGAGCTGGGGCTGGAGCCGATCACGCTGGAGCGGTACCGGGAGCTGTACTGCGTGCCGGTGCCCAGGTTCTACGAGCGGCTGATGGGGCGGCTGCCCACCGGAGACGAGTGGGAGGTCATGGACGCCGCCTTCCACCGGCACTACACCGAGCACCGCCCGCGGTGCGGGCTCACCGAGGGCGCCGCCGAACTGCTCGCGGGCTGGGGGAGCGCCGGACGCAGCCAGTCCCTCCTGAGCATGTACGGCCACGACGAGCTCGTGCCCCTGGTCCGCGGGTTCGGGATCGAACCGCACTTCCTGCGCGTCGACGGCCGCACCGGGCCCTCCGGCGGCAGCAAGGCCGAGCACATGGTGCGCCACCTCGCGGCACTCACCGGCGTCGCGCCCGGCCGGACGGTGGTGATCGGCGACGCCGCCGACGACGCGGTGGCCGCCCTGCACGCGGGGGCGCGGGCCGTGCTCTACACCGGCGGCTCGCACAGCCGGGCCGGCCTGGAGAGCGTCGGCGTCCCCGTCGTCGACACCCTCGCCGAGGCCGTGGCGGAGGCGGAGCGGCTGGCCTCCTGA